A stretch of DNA from Glycine max cultivar Williams 82 chromosome 18, Glycine_max_v4.0, whole genome shotgun sequence:
ACGAGATGGCATAACTATATTTGAAGCATTATATTCAATGCCAATAATTTTAAGCCCTTGTACTATATGCTATGTATAACATGGTTTATTAGAAACAAATTATGTTCCCAAATAATAAAGTAGTGTTGGACATAGAGGTCTTTAAGTAGAATTTACTTGCCTTTTCGCAGTTGGTACACTGCTCAGAAAATTCTAATGTGCTTGCTTCTGTTTTAACCTTAGACTTTGCTGGAGTGCAAATTTGGACCCAGTGCTCTATGAATTCACTATATGATGacataagaaggaaaaaaattcagGGTCATTATGCACCTTACATTATCTTTTGTTGAGAAGGATTTAACTACAATAAAAGTTATAAGATTGTTTGTGatggttaaaagaaaaagagaaaaagaagaaaaaaaaaaaaaaaaaaaaaaaaaaaaaaaaaaaagggcagAAAAAAGGAGGCGAAGACGGCAGTTCATGTTAGTTGGAGATTCTGAAAAGTTAACCAAAATAGtttaatgttcttttttttaatggacATGTACTTTTGATTTTGGTTATATAAAACATATGTACTTTGAGTACTCATCATCCTTTTGgcaaaattatttaatctttcATTGATGAGATGCAACCAATAATAAGGTAGACTTTTACCTTGCAGTGGTCCCATCATCTGGGATAGACATGAGGCCCTTTATACCTCCACAGCAGCTGTGTCCAATGACCACAATATTCTCCACCTATAAAACATTCACTTTagaaccacaaaaaaaaaaaaaaaaaggctattctagttttaaaaaagaaaggcaTTCTGTTCATCCTTCTTACACCACTAACACTAATCTATCAACTTTGTCCCTTTATTTTCCTCATTAATTTTCTTCATGAATCTGAATTGAAGGTGTGGTGGCTAGTGGGTAGGTATTGGGGTTGCAATTTGAAGAGAACGACCTAATTTAGAAAGGGTTAACActaggaaacaaaaaaatatatatataaacgcgGAGAGAGATGCAGGGAGGAGCATGTTGTGGCTGGGTATTTGCTCGTTCCTAATTTATTTGGCAACTGAGAAATGATAATTACACAATCATTTTATACAAAAAGAGAGGGACataagaagagaaaagagagaaatgtgTGATAAAATATGTGATTTGAAGGAGAgataaggagaaaaaaaatatatatatattatatagtgTCAACAAAGTATATTACTTGAATAATAAACTAACTCTTATTGGTAtctaataaattatcaattttattaataaagtatTACTTCCTCTACTAAATAGTCTTTAAAGTATGGAAACTATATATGTAATCCTTTTAGTATTAGAAATCTTATTAAGGGGTCttctaaatattaaaaaatctgTCCGAATTAGTCCctgaatattaataaaatatgttaactTAGGGATTAAATTATTCTAGTTTTATTTGGGGACTACACAGGAGAGATAGTAACACTTTTAGATCAAATTGATGGATTATTCTACCAAAATACATATCAAACTAACCATTTGTGAACTAACCTTTATGTTTATCCAAAAATGGTTTTTTGTAACATTATCCTAACTTTACAGTGCTTTCATGTGAAACAAGGAACATAAGATGCGTGTGGATCCCAACAAATAATGAAACAAAGGCTATTTCTCCGCCACCGATGGTTCTAGTTATAATATTCACGTGCATGACCCACcatctatatattaatattatagggAAAGTGGATGGCTATTTTTTACCTTTAAATGTACGACAGCATATTCAATGGCCGCCCCTGTTCCTGAATACTTGGTCTGAAACAACAAAAGTGCGAGTAAATTAAACGGATGACATTTGACGACAAATTTGAAATAAGGTTAGTGTTCATGACATTTAATTTGTCATATGATATAAGTCAAATATTTGATagacatattaatattaaaccTTGTCATATGGTGGAACCATGTTGGCGATATTTCGGACCACAAAGGCTTCACCCGGATTGAAATCCAGAATGTGGGATGGGCAAACTCGAGAGTCTGAGCAAGCAAACACCATAAACTGCAAGTGTGGGAAATGCAACATTACAATAATAAGTGATTAACAATTCTTAATTAAACAGTGTTatccaataaattttaaacttattGCAATAAGTtacaagtaattattttttataagtttgctCATCAAAATTGTTGAAATAAAGTATAAAGAATTCAGGTatagtttaatatttattttttccttaaaaatagaAGGACTAGTACTCAAAATAGTTATATGttcatcaaaaaatattttattttttagaatttttctaAAGTTATGATTGACCTATTTGtcttaatttgaaaagaaagaaaaacttaaaaataattaagtcaaacactattttcttaaaaaacataatgtCTCAATGCTTAATATATAACTattataaagataattatttcaTTTCGTGTACACATTATAAACGATTCTGTCCtctaactaattataaaaactacCTCTAATCTGACCATTGTTATAAAAGATAATTCCTCAAACATAGTAGTTATATACATCTTTTAAGACAGGGAATGCCTAGACACGGACTGCCAGTTTCAAACTAGTAGAACATATTAGATattcaagtaatataaaattgcAATGAgaactatatatgtatgaataTCAAAAGTCATAAAtgcatagattaaaaaaaaaaaagacaaaagagaATGACGAAGAAGACCGTTTCCTGATAAGACGATTACATAGTGGAATAATAGTTCACGCATGCGTACGATTGACAAcaaaatctgaaaaaaaaaaataacgtgcttcataattaaacttttaaaataatcgtCTCCGTCTTTaccttttctattttattttatttattttttaatttagtttatttttattctacacAGTTTATGGCCTTATGGAAAGTCAACTGACCCTACTGATAGCCAAATGGGCAACTATGGAAACAAAGTTACTGCTGAGTCAAATAATGTGGCTGACCTTTGGACTCTGGCCTTTGGCAAGTTCGCCATATAATTCCGGGTTCTTCctgcaataataataaataaataaacaattaattaattaattaattaaggacaACTAGCCACACAATAAAACTGTAACTTCCTCTTCCTCACCGGTTAAATtccacaacaaaataaaatatccaaATTGAATCCAAGTATTTGTCTTCACCGTTATCAACTTTTTAATAGAGTTTaagttcatatatttttttttactatactgttaattaattgatttaattgtaaaattcgtaattttcttatttttttaattcattattctaataactaattttaacgGTTAACTAATAGTTAAATTTTATATGTAGAAATttgatcaatattttcttaaaaaaatatttaaggactaaaatcatGGTCCTTAGAATAAATAACACACTCCTTTATAATTACGTTCAAATGACCATCTAAATATTtcttacaaaatataatattaatataagttttatgcaaaaataatttaaactttattctttttttaatttattatatttgtataaccttatatattatcttttcaaatataatatataagattaaattttattttttcataaattaaaatttgtatacttatataagctttatttttattttatatattatatttttataattttatgtattttattatattgttcaaaatttattttatgcaataaatatataatataaattttatctttaatatatgtttttttatataaattataatttcataaaatcacaatattttattatcttttaaaatatttatatatgtaatttaatgaaaatattttttttacctatattaagatatttttattatttatcataatagtattcttttatttatatttaactttattataTCAGGtacgtattttttataaaaattaaattatatggtaaagatgtttaattaaataaaatgatagtattttctatttttaaaaatattaatgtatgtgatttattgacattatttttttatttatattataataaataacatgaatatcttaatataaataaaaattattatcactaaattataaacattattttaaaagataaatataatatataaaataaaaataaaaattatataaatatatattttaatttatatgaaaatagaattcaatattatatattatattttaaaatataatatataagattataaaaatatattaaattaaaaaaaatgaattttaaattatttttacataaaacttatattaatatcatATGTTACTTTAgtgtaataataaataagtgtgttttttattttaaggattatagttttaatttttttaaaatatttttgaaatatgggaagattcaaataataaattaaaaaaaataagaggatTGGTTCAGTGaaatagtaaattttataaGGATGGGATCAGTTCATTTTGGTCCTGCAGCTAGATCTAGATCAATAGAGTCGTGATTAATTGAATACATTTATAAAGATAtctatcataatttatttttaaaaaaaattaataatttaagatCCCTAAACCTAATATTGATggaatatatatacacatatatcgCTTCTTACACAAATCAATGGTTCACAATCATTGATACATAGTTTATTGTTTTGTTGACCATTTTAAAGGCAAATGATCAGCAAAATGCTAATTTATGTTGTTGTCTTGTTattcattataataaaaattatgatagaAATCACAATAAAAGCACGCTGATaacacttttttatataaaaataatatttttaactttttaactaatattctaatgccttaaaaaaatcttattaatcaatatttttaaaatattaattaagaaatcaaaagaaaaaaatatttataataaatattatagaaaatataaaaaagttttaaataattttatttattttaataataaataatttcttaactaatatTTAAAGACACCAGCTAGCATTTATCGTTGAAGTATACGAAAAGCTTATTAAAATAGGTGGAGATTAGGAGATATGTGACCCCAATGATGCTTCTCCATCTCCATTTATTTAGGAAATACCCTATAACTTATCATTTtctgatatttatttaaaatttactttcatttagtaatataaaaaaaaaaaaactcctaaaTGGTGGTTTCGCCCCATGTGATCTATCCaccattttataattaaaaggtCAACTTCTACAGGGTCTTATCACacttaaattaagaaaagtacCATCAAGACGTGTCTCTATGCATTTTGAGTTGTGACCGAGATAGGACCCACGCAACGAAATCAGATGATAACAGAACCTTACACTGATAAGTGCTCCAAAAATCGTAGTAATAACCTCTCACTTCATCAAGAGGAACTTTCGAAGTTCCCAGAAGGGGCAGTAACGGTATTTCACATAACgcaattagagaaaaaagacGCCCATATTCTACGCAGGCAAATTGGAAAttctgaatttcaaaacgaaataataataataataataacaagagaAGACCATATTACTCACTGGAATTTCTCGTTCTTGAAGTGGGCGAACCCGGTTCGGATCCTCTCGTCTGGGTTAAACGGCGTCGACCCGTTTGCGGTGGCGGTTTCTAGCTCCGCCGTCAACTGCTTGATCTTTGCGGCGGCGACGCCACTCAGGTCGGCTTTCTCGCTGGCAACACAACCAAAAGAAAAGTCATAACTAACACGTCAGTACCCGGGACAACATGGCCATTTGACTGCGCGGGGCCCACCGCGACCGTCTCATCGTCCAGACGAAATAAACGCGGTTTCGTTTGGTAATGGCGGAGAAACCGACGCCAAACGACAACATTAATCAACATTAATGTTACTTTTCCGTGCGTTTTGTCCTAATTACGTAACGGAGGAAGCGGTGGTGGTGTTTGCGTTTTGGCGAGAAagaaagtacaaaaaaaaaacttcaatataGTTCACCTGATAAGCTTGGTCAACGCTGCAATGGCTTCCTCGTATGATCCTCCTGCCATTTCTTTCTTCtgctacaaaataaataaactataaaCTGATTAAAACTATAGAAATTGATTACATGCAGATGTGATAAATTAAATTCGTGGAAAGAGAGATTTGAATTTTGTAAATTCAACTAGATATGAATTCATAAGATTGACTTGCGGTTTAAGAAGAGATCATGCGGTCGAATCTCTCctactaacaaaaactaataaataacattgattaataaaataaagatagaaCAGAAAATAGTTGACGTAAATCGTGATTCAAAGTGAATCTGGAATAGATAGAAAAGGAGGCATCGAATCGCATCGTATCTGAGTACGAaccttttgttttgttcttgAGAACAGAGAGTAGTGATCAGAGAGATTGTGATAGAGGTGGTGATAGGAGTGTGAGTTTATATGGATGATgaggtttttgttttgttccaCGCGCTATCTAGCTAGAGGAAGAAGAGGGACCAGAACTCACGTATTGTGTGTCATCGATGCCGggtattaataatttatgaccCAAAGcgaaaatttaaatacaaagaaATGGCCTTAATTGGAAGGTTTGTATCTTTGTAAGTATATTTTTCTTCCACTTCGGGACTGTGGTATGACTCGTATGAGGTAGTAGAAATTTTTTGAAGAGTTAACGCAAGCTAGCAtgcgttttttctttttcatatgcCACTGTAATAAGTTAATAATCCTCTTTCCGTTCCATAATCtattaagttgattttttttttacttatattgaatttttaagaaaatattaaataattttttaatatattttttatttatctaattgatgactcatttattttttatgtactattcctattaaatatttattaaggatattcttgaagaaaaaaatattttatgtaatattagttttataaaataacattttaaaatatttttttcggtaaagtgttatttattttgaaatgtagGAAGTATAATGGTAGTTAATGAAAGCTAAcaatgtttaacacaattgatagataatttatactttgatgattaattttatgacttattataaaaatatcttgattttagaaagaaaaaaaaacctaaatagtttaaaaattgttatttagaTAAAAACACGTGGATGATTCTAATTGCTTAACTAAGAAGAAAAAGTTGACAAGACTAGAAAACATGCGTATTTAATACTTGCAAGCTAGCTATTCATAATTACCTTGTGAATCTTTTATTTctgattatgaataaaaaaaaaaatcaagttgtCGGTGCTCATGAAAGGATTAAGCATTTCTTTTTGTCTATCTTTtatattcaataataaataattgaattcattttATGGTGCTATATAttgatcattatttaattataaaaatcgtATATGCTTATAATTTCCATATTTCATTAGATAATCATTGATAAAAAGTCAAACAgttcattttatataaaaaaatctcactggtcacttttttattcttcataagATTCAAAATCTTACTTAAATAATCCGAATATAGATCTACCCGAACCATTATAATGCTAGTTTTTATTGtcttttattgatttataatacgattgatattaatttacttagtatatttaatttcattactCATGGGTTGTTTTAGGTATCGTTTTAACTTGTTTTacacagataaaaaaattaataaataaataaaaaagaataataattttataaaattaacgtTATAATCATTAATGctttttttatatcatcattaatattataaaaaatataaataaaaaataattaatactatattaaaaaaacctaaaatgatagtttttagaatttttttcttttacgaaGATTATTATGGGACCAAGAAAATATTGTTTATATAGTTATatgcttaatattattaaaagcaaTTATGTCAAAAAGTACATaagccataaaaaaaaatacaataacacatcaattgaTGACATTAAGAGTGCGTTTAGATGaagaattttaattgagaaaaataatttatcagagaatttaaatttctgtaatctaaaattcattgtttggatgttttcttatgaaaattttaaaattttaaaattttaaaacaaaattttaaacaactaaaaatgtagaatttcaatttctttctaaaaggtgagaaattggaATTATCTTCTTGATAGAATAATCTTTCAAAACGTTCGCATATTTCCTTTATAACCTTCATCCTCTCTTTCACCTGAAAGTTTCTGAAATTCCATTCTCGAACTCGCGACTCTTCCCATGTTGATAAtcctcttcttcaagaaacattgTATGAGTTCATGGAGCATCGATCGGGTGTGGGCGTAGAGGGACACGTAAAACTGCACCTGCCAGTCAGGGGAGCAATTGTCGCTGTCCATCACGCGTCAGAGGTGTTCGTCGACGCTGAGAGCTTGGGTCATGCCTTGCGTCGTTGACTGAATGTTGTGGTCGGGTGTGGTGGTGTACATTGTCATCAGTTCTCCTACGACTTCTCATACCGCAtcaatattcttctctttggaagcacaccaaccatattttttcttctctttgcgttcattatttttcactctcataattttaattttttttattcaaacacaaaattttgaaaataaaaaatttcaatagaagtatttgaaattctcataattttaaattcgctcatccaaacacactctaaaagTTGTCAagtgaattaattaaatattctacTTTGGGAGAATTAATTACTGAtgctatattattataattgtcattttagattgttttatataaattaagaaaaaataataaataaataaaagaatgtaataattttataaagttaaTCTTATATCATCTTTAGtctatttatagattttattgttcaccattaatattataagagagatataagtaaaaataataattaatattacattaaaaaattaaaataattattattttgggaccaatttttttatcttacggAATAATTACTATGAGatgaaaaaagtaatattttaagaaacctataaatattaaaatca
This window harbors:
- the LOC100795969 gene encoding carbonic anhydrase 2 isoform X1, which encodes MAGGSYEEAIAALTKLISEKADLSGVAAAKIKQLTAELETATANGSTPFNPDERIRTGFAHFKNEKFQKNPELYGELAKGQSPKILLSIVRMRELLFHYFMVFACSDSRVCPSHILDFNPGEAFVVRNIANMVPPYDKTKYSGTGAAIEYAVVHLKVENIVVIGHSCCGGIKGLMSIPDDGTTASEFIEHWVQICTPAKSKVKTEASTLEFSEQCTNCEKEAVNVSLGNLLTYPFVRDAVVKKKTLALKGAHYNFVKGTFELWDLDFKISNSVSV
- the LOC100795969 gene encoding carbonic anhydrase 2 isoform X2 encodes the protein MAGGSYEEAIAALTKLISEKADLSGVAAAKIKQLTAELETATANGSTPFNPDERIRTGFAHFKNEKFQKNPELYGELAKGQSPKFMVFACSDSRVCPSHILDFNPGEAFVVRNIANMVPPYDKTKYSGTGAAIEYAVVHLKVENIVVIGHSCCGGIKGLMSIPDDGTTASEFIEHWVQICTPAKSKVKTEASTLEFSEQCTNCEKEAVNVSLGNLLTYPFVRDAVVKKKTLALKGAHYNFVKGTFELWDLDFKISNSVSV